The DNA window ATGGAGATAACAATAACAAGCCGCAGGAAACACCCGAGTCTGACTCTTCATACTATTATTCCTACGGACCTTACCAATCCTATGGTAAAGATCGTGAGGAATCACGTGAAGAATATCCTTCTAACGAGCGTCGTCAACCGGAAGAGGTTGAAGTGACTAGACCACAACCGGTTAAACCGATTCCGTCATCCTATGACATTCGTCCTTCTTCAGATGGACTTAGGGGATCGAACGGAGGCGGCGGAACACCGCCAGGAAAAGGAAATGGAAATTGGCAGTATAATAAGCCACCTAAGAAAATCTCCTTCAAGAGTGTCATCGCTGGAGGATTGGCGGGTATGTTGATTCTACTAGGTGGAATGGTATATGCCGACACTCAGAACTTATTTACTGGGAATAAGTCAGCAGCTATACCGGTATCGACTTCAGGAGCAAAGAGCAATGAATCCAACTCAACGGCTTCAACGGCTTCATTTGCTATGACAAATCCTGGCGATGTGACGGCCGTGGTGAACAAAGCGGGAGCTGCTGTTGTCAAAATTGAAACACTAGTTAAATCAAGTAAACAAAGTAGAAACAATGCTTACAACAGTGATCCGTTCTATCGTTATTTCTTCGGGGATGATTCCTCCGGTAACGGTGATAGCAACCAAAACGGTGGAAGTTCTTCTGGGAACTCCGATCAGTTAGTTCCTACGGGCATTGGATCCGGTTTTATCTTTGAGAAAGACGGATATATTCTAACGAATGAGCATGTGGTTCACGATGCTGACGTTGTTCAAGTAACGTTACAAGATACGGAGAAACCTTATGAAGCTAAGGTGCTTGGTACTAGTTATGAACTTGACTTAGCTGTGCTTAAGATAGAAGGCGATAATTTCCCTTCCATCCCAATGGGCGATTCTGATAACACGGTTGTAGGTGAATGGTTGGTGGCTATTGGTAATCCACAAGGATTTGACCATACTGTAACTGCAGGTGTGCTTAGCGCCAAGGAACGTGGAGGCATTACGATCGCTGGTGAGAATGGAGAAGCCGATCGGCAGTATGAGCATTTGCTCCAAACGGATGCTTCCATTAACCCAGGTAACTCGGGTGGTCCACTTCTTAACTTGAAAGGTGAAGTTGTCGGTATCAATGTAGCCGTAAGCTCTGACTCTCAAGGTATTGGTTTTGCTATTCCAACCTCTACAATTTCTGAAGTACTAGATAAACTAAAAAATAATGAAAAAATTCCGAAAGCACCAGCACCTTTCATCGGTGCAACTTTAATGACGATGACAAGTGAAGTTGCCAAACAAATGGGTACGGATATTCAAGAAGGTTCAGTAGTTTCGAATATTATTTACAAATCGCCTGCTTATAATGCCGATCTTCGTCCTTACGATATTATCACAGGGGCAGATGGTAAAAAGTATGCGACAAAAGAAGATTTGATTGCGTATATCCAGAAACAAACGGTTGGCACAGATGTAACTTTTAATGTGGTACGTGATGGTAAAACGATCGACCTAAAAGTGACCATTGGTGACAAGAACGATTTTTCCAATTTGGAATAATGTGATTGTTCGGCCTGTAGTGTAACGAGAGACGGCAGGGCTATATGTCCTTCCGTCTTTTGTTCGTATATAGTTATTTTTTTGATAAAATAGGGATACTGAAGGTGTAGGCGAGCTGTAGCAACATCGTCGTCGCCTTATAAAAGGAGAGGTTACGATGAGATTCGAAATATTAGTAATTGATGATGATGAGAAAATCACTTCGATGTTAAGAAGAGGTTTAGCATTTGAAGGGTATGGTGTACATACAGCGAACAATGGGACGGAAGGACTGTCAAAGGTGTTGTCTGTCGATCCAGATTTGATTATCTTGGATGTGATGA is part of the Paenibacillus segetis genome and encodes:
- a CDS encoding S1C family serine protease, with the translated sequence MDDNKNKPDPTWGMNGDNNNKPQETPESDSSYYYSYGPYQSYGKDREESREEYPSNERRQPEEVEVTRPQPVKPIPSSYDIRPSSDGLRGSNGGGGTPPGKGNGNWQYNKPPKKISFKSVIAGGLAGMLILLGGMVYADTQNLFTGNKSAAIPVSTSGAKSNESNSTASTASFAMTNPGDVTAVVNKAGAAVVKIETLVKSSKQSRNNAYNSDPFYRYFFGDDSSGNGDSNQNGGSSSGNSDQLVPTGIGSGFIFEKDGYILTNEHVVHDADVVQVTLQDTEKPYEAKVLGTSYELDLAVLKIEGDNFPSIPMGDSDNTVVGEWLVAIGNPQGFDHTVTAGVLSAKERGGITIAGENGEADRQYEHLLQTDASINPGNSGGPLLNLKGEVVGINVAVSSDSQGIGFAIPTSTISEVLDKLKNNEKIPKAPAPFIGATLMTMTSEVAKQMGTDIQEGSVVSNIIYKSPAYNADLRPYDIITGADGKKYATKEDLIAYIQKQTVGTDVTFNVVRDGKTIDLKVTIGDKNDFSNLE